TACCTGGATCACAGCGCCACCACCCCTCCGAGGCCCGAGGTCATCGCGGCCATGCAGGCGGTGCTGAGCCAGGAGTGGGGCAATCCTTCTAGCCTGCATCACTGGGGCTCCCGTGCTGCCACCTGGGTCGAACGGGCTCGGCTGCAAGTAGCTGAGCTAATCCAGGCTGAACGCTCCGAGTCGATCGTATTTACCAGTGGCGGCAGCGAAGCAGACAACTTGGCCCTGATGGGCGTGGCCCGACGCTACACCGAGCCACAGCACCTGATCATCTCTAGCGTCGAGCACTCTGCGGTGTCGGAGCCCGCTAAGCTGCTGGCCCAGTGGGGCTGGCAGGTTACTCGTCTAGCCGTCGACCGCACAGGACGAGTAGACCCCGATGAGCTCAAAGCTGCCTTACAGCCCAATACAGCCCTGGTGTCGATTATTTACGGCCAGAGCGAAGTCGGAACACTACAGCCAATTCAAGCCTTGGGCGAAATTTGTCGAGAAGCGGGGGTTCTGTTTCACACCGACGCCGTGCAGGTGGCCGGACGCATTCCTTTAGATGTGCGCCTTCTGCCTGTAGATCTGATCTCGCTGTCTAGCCACAAGCTCTATGGTCCGCAGGGCGCTGGTGCTTTATACGTGCGTCCGGGGGTCGAGTTGGTGCCTTTGATTCAAGGGGGTAGTCAGGAGGGAGGGCTGCGCTCTGGTACCCAGGCAGTCCCGGCGATCGCCGGCTTTGGTGTGGCAGCAGCCTTGGCCCAGCAGGACTTGAGCGAACCTGCTGACGAACTCCATCGCCTGATTCAATTGCGCGACCGGTTATTCGAAAAGTTGCAAGTTATGCCAGAGCTTCAACCTACAGGCAACCGCTTGCATCGCCTGCCTCATCATGTGAGTTTCTGCGTGGAGTCGGTGAGCGGTCGGACTTTAGTACGGCATATGGACCTAGCAGGCATTGCTGTGAGCTCAGGCTCTGCTTGCAATAGCGGCAAGCTCAATCCCAGCCCTGTGCTTAAAGCGATGGGCTACAACGACCGCCAAGCAACAGGGGCATTGCGCCTGACCCTGGGCCGCAGCACCACGGTGGAAGACATCGACTGGACTGCCCAAGTTTTGCAACAGGTTCTGTCACGGCTACTACCGGTCGCCGCCGTCTGTTCTTAAGGTCCTTTACAATTTTTTAACTCAACGAAACGTTTGAGCCGGAAGCCCTTACGCTTTGCATTAAGTGTTTATGCAAGTGCAGCCATGGGTCAGGGTTCTAGCGAGCGCTCCGTATGTGAGTTTTTTGTGCCAGACCGAGAGGCCAGAGAGCCTTTACTGCTCCCCTTAGCTCGACCGCCTAAAGCCTTAGCACCTGGCCTACGCTCACGTTCAGCCCCTGAGCCTGTGCAGGAATTACCCATGCAGGAATTGAACGTCCTGTGGGCGCGTCGCTACGTTGAAGATATTGCTGCTCGCTCTGAGGTTTTGGTTAATAGCCCAGAAGCACAAGCTCCGGAAGATCTGGCCATCCCTGACCTGCGTCGCCAGATCGTCACCAAGCTCAGCCGCGAATTGCCATTTGCGACCTCACGCGCCCTGAACTCGGTTCAGGAGTTGCTAGCTCAAGAGATCTTACGGCAGGGCATTGACCCCAGCCATATTGACCCCTGGCAGATCGCTGCGCACAGCCGATCCTTACTGGAACTAGTCCTCGACAATTTTTGTCAGGGGCACATGCCTGAGCACTTATCGGCCAAAGGTAGTCGGGCCTTCGGAGAAGTTCGCCGCCACTACGTTCAAACCGATGGTCGGGTCTTGGGCTTTTTCAGTCTGCAACTGCACCGCACCAGCCTAGACCTGCTAAGCCACCTCTTACCTTACGAGCGAACTTACATCGGTCCATTTCTGAAGGTGATGGACGATCACATCAATATTCCGCTACAGGCCGCTTACGACGCTGCCGCCCGCCACGACTACAACTCACCCGCCTTGCTTGCTGTACGTGCGTTGCTGCCACTCAGCAGTTCGGTCGCGAGCCAAGTCTTCGCTGGAGTACGCCGGAAATATCCCCTCTACCGGAGCTACAGTGGCTCCTTGCGGGATATGGCAGTTGGAGCCTCCAGCCTACGGGACATTGAGATGTTTTTGGTCTACTTATGCCTGTGTGTCTTGGAGCAAGATACCCGCTCAATCCAGCAGGAACTCTTTCCGCTTTGTGTCATGCTGTACCCGGCCTTGCAAGTCGACTGGGAGCTAGTACAGGAGATGCTGTGGCAAATCGTGCAGCAACTTTCAGAATCTCTTACTAGCCAGCAAATCGACGTGTTTTCACCTTACTTAAAGTTGCTCACGCAGCTATTCTCGATTGATGTGTTAAAGCCTTTAGCCGAATAACGCATCAGAACGGGCAACCAAAAAACTTCATTACTCTAGAGGAAGAATTCAAACAGCGCCTATGCAGTTGTTCGTCATCCTATTTAAAGCTGAAGATGGCTCCGAGCAGGAGGGTATCCATACCTTGAGCATCGGCGGCAAAAATACGGTACTAGCCTTCGAAGCCGAGGATGATGCAACTCGCTTCGCTCTCATGCTCGAAGCTCAGGACTTCTTCTCTCCCACCCCCGAGGGTATCGAGGCAGAAGAAATCAAAGAGTTTTGTGAGGGTGCTGGACTAGAGCTCGTCGTCGTGCCCGAAGGCGAGCTAGTTGTGCCACCCGAAACTAGTTTGGAACAAACTGACTGGAATCCCAACGCCCCCGAAGAAGCTGAGCTACAGCCCGATTCGGATGAGCAAGTGTCCGACGAATCCGATGAAATGGAAGCGTTCCGTCGTCGGTTAGAGAAGTTGCTGTAGGGCTCTGCTCAACTTTCTTCTCAACTTTTGAGAGCGTTTAACACCGCAGTGAGGCTAGAGCGTCCGTTGCCTCGGCGTACAAGCCTTCAGCAATGCGAAATAGCTCCTGGCCCGTGTGCAGGTGGTGATCATCGTAGTTGAGTGTGAAGACCTCTAACTCCTCTAAGCCATCACCTAACTGATTGAGGCAGTGGTAAAGATGGGCGGCTGTGCCAGCAATACTCGGCGGGTTGGGTAGTGCTCTAAACAGCCGTTGTGCTCGCTCGAAGGACTCTTGGCAGTCACCGAGATAAGCCTGAAAGGCTCCCATCAGTTCATCATCAAAGGGGTCAGCCGCCAAGTTATCGACTTGCTCGTCCAGGGACCCCAGAATCTCATCAAGTAGCTCAGTGACGGGGACAAATACCCAATTGAGCCATTGGAATAGTTGCTGATCCGCATCCTGTCCCGTTGGCCGCCGGGGCAATCTGGTT
The Leptolyngbya sp. FACHB-261 DNA segment above includes these coding regions:
- a CDS encoding cysteine desulfurase family protein, producing the protein MQIYLDHSATTPPRPEVIAAMQAVLSQEWGNPSSLHHWGSRAATWVERARLQVAELIQAERSESIVFTSGGSEADNLALMGVARRYTEPQHLIISSVEHSAVSEPAKLLAQWGWQVTRLAVDRTGRVDPDELKAALQPNTALVSIIYGQSEVGTLQPIQALGEICREAGVLFHTDAVQVAGRIPLDVRLLPVDLISLSSHKLYGPQGAGALYVRPGVELVPLIQGGSQEGGLRSGTQAVPAIAGFGVAAALAQQDLSEPADELHRLIQLRDRLFEKLQVMPELQPTGNRLHRLPHHVSFCVESVSGRTLVRHMDLAGIAVSSGSACNSGKLNPSPVLKAMGYNDRQATGALRLTLGRSTTVEDIDWTAQVLQQVLSRLLPVAAVCS
- a CDS encoding J domain-containing protein; its protein translation is MSNPNHYDTLQVKAKASQSEIKQAYRQLVKRFHPDQNPDADSHDQMAQINHAYEILGNPEARERYDEALKAHSTSTRLPRRPTGQDADQQLFQWLNWVFVPVTELLDEILGSLDEQVDNLAADPFDDELMGAFQAYLGDCQESFERAQRLFRALPNPPSIAGTAAHLYHCLNQLGDGLEELEVFTLNYDDHHLHTGQELFRIAEGLYAEATDALASLRC
- a CDS encoding DUF3110 domain-containing protein → MQLFVILFKAEDGSEQEGIHTLSIGGKNTVLAFEAEDDATRFALMLEAQDFFSPTPEGIEAEEIKEFCEGAGLELVVVPEGELVVPPETSLEQTDWNPNAPEEAELQPDSDEQVSDESDEMEAFRRRLEKLL